ctacacactgctttttgtaagacgtcaaaagccaaaaagattggaaaccactggtttcatctttaacaatgtgttgtattttaaaacctTGTTATGTTATCCATTGTgttaaatcttcatctgaaaagtaaataaaactgtcaaataaatgtagtggagtagaaagtacaatattaccACCACTGTAGGCAATGCAGTGTAATGTGGTTTTGTTCCCTTAGAGGTCCATAGTTATCCACATGATTCagattcttttctctttttgatgacgaagatgatgatgatgatactaAATTGTCAGATCAAGTCTGAAAATGTTCATGCATCACAGCAGCTCTATTTGCAACATCACAATCACAGAAGACAGTATTCAAGGCCTTTCAGCAAATATTTGATCTGGGATTAAGTTCCATTAATTTCAGGATTGACTGTTGTATAAAAAGTGCTTCGGTCTAATCTTGTTAAATCATGGAACCCTGTATCTGATGATTTGATGGTAACAATTTGTATTCACTGTTCAGGACATGGTCGGGGTCAGAGACGATGTTGTTGGCCAGTCTCTTATATGCTATCATAGTAGGCTGATTCATGACTTTGAAGTAGTGGACAAACACTCACAGAAGTAAAGAAgaacaaaagtaaaagtaaaagagaaaataaattctgttttgtctttttgcaaATTCAATGTGGTCTTTCCAGGATGACAGATGGTCTGTCATTATACTCAAGTATTCGTATGAAAATACCTGcttgattttttcttttaagataAGACAAATCACAGCAAACAGATAAAACTGTACTTGGTAACAGCATACTATGTGCGCAGATCAATTTAGCCAAAAATTGATTTATTACTGTGAACCTCCACAGattatatttcacatatttcagaCTGAAGtatgatattttttaaatagttcATAAAGAAACATAACACTGTTATAAATAATCAGTATCATCATCCATTTGAAATTATttgtggaaaagagaaaaaatgttaCCTTATATCCCCACATTACTATTTGTGTTCCACAGAAAAAAATTCAAGTGGTGTCATTTGTTGAGTTTTCAATCAAATTAAAGGATACGTTCCCAGTTTTTCAAGTCAGtgttaaaacaatagtcaggaaCCCAAATTAACtttgaaacaggttttgtttgttgtaatcattcctcctgttcacactgaccattgAAAGATCCTTCACAAATAcacttatatatataatagttgGATAGATGAAGCCTTATATTAGTGTTAggtaaacctttaaatacatttttgcacaaaacaaggactgtggattttgtcccccatcacttacattgtaaacacgtttggaggggatcttctaatggtgaGTGTGAGCAGAAGAATGACAACAGTGAGCaaaatctgtttaaatgttcatttgggcacctgactgttgttttaagacagggTTAAACAGTGAACACATCCTTTAAGTCCTTCATGAATTTAGGCCCTCTTGATCTTCTTCCTGACACCAAAATGTTTCCACATATTAATTGCCAGCATGTCTATGTTTATGTCTATTGGATAATCAGCATCTACTATAAATCTACTTAGTTGTATTTGTTATACTGAACTAAAACCACTGGAGGCGTTGGGGTTGTAAAGCTGTCAGAATTCATTTTAATCCTTTTGGtaacatacatttaaattacTGATTTATTACTGAAATGCACATTCAAATTGTATAAATcttatatgaaaaataaaccatTCCACATCCTGTGGTAGTTTCTCTCCATCTTCTATATCTGGTCTCTAGGGGACAAAACAGAAACTGTGCAATTGCAGGAGAAATGGAGAGAATGTGTGTTTACGCTGTATAAGGGCAATGGACTTCTGACATCAAGCCCAGACAGTCGGctagaaacacaaatacagtgaAAGACATATCTCAATAATTGGTTGCGTGAGTTCTGAGCTCGATCAGAAATTTAAATAAGTGAGAGATGACGAAGATTTAGATCAGAAATAGAAACAGTTTAGAGGAAACACATATTAAAAGAGGAATTTCAGAAGGGGTTGGTAATTTTGGTCATGCAACGTTgcattcttttttttgctgtgctTAGTGGACCGCAGGGCAAAAGAATTTGTCAGTTTGttcaaaatactgtatgaatttacagttttaaaaaaagtcctaaattgttgtttttctctgcagaaCCTCCCCCTGGTGTGTTGGTTTTATCCTCTGGCAGTAAGTTGGAATTGACCTGCAGCGGTCTTGTGAAGGTGAATGGAGTAAAGGTCAGCATTACCAGAAAAAGCTCAAACATCAACAGGAGATCTTCTGATGCAACTCCTGTTACTGCAAACATTATAACCAACACCACGGTTTCAGTGAAAAGTGATGCAAGTGTAAATACAGGATACCACACTCATCCTGCTGAGGCAGTAGTCAACACTGTGACAGGAGAAAACAGACGCATTGGATATACAGATACAGGATACACAGCCTATCCCACGTCTCAACCAGTCCAGCCTACCAGTGTGAGCAGAGTGCTGAGGGGTGAATCCCACAGGGAGGCTGAAGACATGGACGACGAAGGTGAttatgaggaagaggaagaggaaggggaggaaggGAGCAGGGTGACAAGGGGTATAAAATCCAGGCCTCAGTGGAAGTGGAACGGGAGGACGGTGGGGAAAGGAGACAGAGACTGGGGAGAAGTCACGTTTGAGAGGACAGGGGCCACACTCTCTATGGCCTCAGTAAGACCGAAAGACTCAGGGAATTACACGTGTCATCACAGAGGCAGAGACAGGTTCTCCTTGAAAGTAGCCGTTGCAGGTGAGTCACAACGGCAGTGGAGTTGAGTCAAGTCATGTATAAACATAATGTAAACGTAAAAAGCAAGTCATGCCACACATTTTGAATGTAAGGGTGTTGGTGTAAATGACAGATCttatgcatttttgtgtgtgtgtgtgtgtgtgtgtgtgtagagaatCCACTACCTGAACATATCTTGTGGACTTTAAAAGTataaagagttttaaaaaaaagaaaaaaaaagtgaatcacGATGTAGGGACAGAACAGTGAGACAATTCGGATATTCAAGAAGGTgaataatatataacatttttcaatcattttattgtattattcattattagattaaattattacattaaCAAATATTACCTATGTGTTTCTAAATAGATACAGTACACATTCTGTCACATTCTGTCATCCTGCTCTTCTTTGTTCTGTAAAAAATGCTCCATGATGTCAAGTGCTGTACGCATGTTTTATAATCAAATGTTTTGCTCTTCTCTCTCAGGATAATTTAAAGGCCCCTTTTCAATTATTGCAGTTTAGGGACACCTAAATATAACAGGGCCATTGTTAACGTTACTATTAACACCTATGCTTTTTTCCTGCTaggacaagtcaaaatgtctgctgtgaaaaaggtctatttgacatgtcacagcaggaaaaagcgcaggtgtaaataataaaattaatgatggctgaattccatttagctgcttcagtttcagggtcctggtattgtgcatgatGGCTCACTGTCATACTGTCATGGCTTTACTAGGACACTTGAATGGAactgagccattgttaatgttgttaGTAACAACTTTGTTTCTCCTACTATGATTAatcaaatgtctgctgtgaaaagtaCTTTTCAAGTAAAGTCATGAGGGTTAGGGAGTTCAAGCACATTCACGCCCAGACAGTCCTGAGAAGTCTAGGGACATTTAAATTAAACGTaaccatttaaaatgacaaacacttcctggttccagcctcttaaatgtgaggatttgctgcttttctccattttatgtCATTGTGAAATTGTAAATTCAATATATTTGGTTTTTGGACAGTTGGTTGAGCAGAACAATCATTTAGATGTcatgtgatgggcattttttccattgtttttaaGATAATCTAAAAAATAATTGGAAGTTGAATCCCTaacaaaagtaatcattagttacagccctaatcCTACcagtgaatgtgaatgtgagtgCTCGGTGGTTGGTGTAGGAAAATGTAGGagaaacaatgaatgaatgtacagtatctCTGCATGTCTTCTATATGTGTTAGATCCTCCTGAGACTCCCAGTCTGTCCTGCTACAAAAAGTCACCCAGTAGTAAGATTCGCTGTGATTGGACACCTCAGATGCCTGTTACTAAACGTCTTAACTGTCACCTCTTACTCAGAAAAGGGTAAGGACAGAAACTAACACTATAAGTGTCTCTTTGAATGATTTATATGTGGTGTGAAGATGgttgttaaaaatgtataaaacatcttttaatgGTCCAATCTGTAATATTTTCACCATGTAACCATAATGTGAGTTATATTTGCGTACATACGGTAAGAGCTGTTTGGATGGTTATAAATGGACAATCAAATAGGCATAGAGGGTTCCATCCTTATATtcaataattttatataatttcatttactttaaatcatttttgttaACATTCTTTGAGACTTTTGATTATCCCTACTCTGTCATGGTTATTTGCCAGTTTGTCAGTTTTTCCCAATTAAAAAATAGAGTATTTACCTGTTTTAGTTTAACGTTTTAgactaaaaattaaaacaatatgcAGAAGTTAGCCACTTGTTTGATTTTGGGACCTCCTGCAGAAACATGTAGGACAGTAGTAGGCTGTGGAGGGTGTGATATAATTTTGAAATGTATAGTACTTCATAcggctgtttctttttttttttaaactacttgCAGCAGATATCTTAGGTGTGATTGTGTGCACTTTGGTCAGAGATGTcaacacacagaagaaaaataaagttttagccACATGACAACAGCAAATCAAGTAACCTTCTGCAGATGTTATACTGTATCTCACCCCTTACTGTGTGAGTGACCGTgtcctttctttgtctttcccGCTACCTTCTCTCAGCCCATCAGAGACATTCCTTCCTTTGCAGTGTTCATACTCATCTCGTTGTTGGTGTGCTCTTGACCACAATGAGGACGAGCTGAGAACCCTTCATATGGCCTACTTGTGTGTTACAAACATTGCAGGCAACGCCACCAGCACTGTCCTGACCTTTACACCTCTGGACATTTGTAAGTGGAATGTGTCGAGGGCTGGTCTGCCCatgttatatgtgtgtttcaCTTGATGTGAAGGTAATTATAGCACTCTGAAGCTGAACTTACTATATTCCTTCCTGCACCCTCAGTAAAGCCGGACCCTCCATCACGTGTGTCTGTCcgacaggaggagggagaggagaagaggatgacGGTCACCTGGAGTCTCCCGACGTCCTGGAAGCGTCAAGACACATATTATGAATTAATTTATGAGCTAAAATACCAACCCTACACGTCCTCATTTTCTCATGAACAGGTGCGTGCATggcagtttttgtgtgtgtgtgtgtgtgaacttttCACAGTTCAATAGTTTAATGCATTGTTAGCTTTCCTGAAACAATGAAACACTCTTCTGTTTCAATTGATGACAGCGTTGGTTACATTTCTGAGACTGCATTTTTCAAAAAgcttattttgtctgtgtgATGTGGTTGTTAAACCTGGTTATCTTACCTGGTTGTCTGTCTATCATTGTAGATACAGATGATCAAGGGCGAACACTCCTACACAACCTCCTATACTATCACCGATGCAATGCCCGGTGTTAAGTACCTGATACAGCTCAGAACGAAGGATGAATATGACGGTCAGTGGAGTGACTGGAGTACACCCGTCTATGCCAGCAGTTGGACGGGTAAattcacatgtgcacacaaacacacacataaagaagcAATTAAGCCATTTCAAAAATAGAACAGTACAGTAATCCAGTAATACATGATCCATCCGGGACACGGACAAAAGTAGTCATGACAACCTCAAGAGGCAGGGCTCCTGTTTCCTTCCCATATGATTGGTTTTTCCAAAGATGTGTATATAAATATCCTGCTGTAAGGGCATACTTATACTCCCTCCAGTTGTATTTCCCTTCGtctaagaaagcaaataagtgtttttCACAGGATGctgaatattatatataatatattatataatatggtCAAAAAATGCTCTGGTTTATGTTAAACATATTTGCAAGGCCAGTCAAATATACTTGATTTAAAGACACTTTAGTTTACCTTTGGATTAGGTTTGGAGCTCAGTGTCTTATAAAGGAGCTTCTCGCACACATTATTCAAAATATTCATTCAATAAGTACATCAACAAAACGCTTTGGTCGCCATAAACATTCTTCAGAgtatgaattatttttaaaagaactTAAAAGAACTTGAATACATGAGTATTAGTGCGCAATCTACAATGTGTTTATGCTACACTTTTTTCAATGTATAGCTGAATATTCTGTTGCTTCCTTTCCATCAAGATTTTTgataacatgtatgtatgtctcTTTCCTCAGCTCCAGTCGAGTTGTCAAATGATCTGACTACTACAATGGTAAGAGTTTCAATGTGTCAATCATTTATGGAGAAATCATTGatgctccctctctccctctttgtcatttttagccatgctagcagcatggccCTAGTGATGGTAATGTCAGTCTATCCACTGGTCAGTCTACCAGTTTGGTCCTGaattaaatatatcaataattgttggatggattgccatgaaatgtgaTACAGATATAAGTGGCACCCAGAGGATTAATCATTATCATTTTGGTGAATGCTTTAATttatccaatactttggtttttgatttttactaaccaaaaaaaaaaattcaaattctaTGATTAGAGatcaaaattatattaaatattttcccAGTATGTCTTTTATAGTGAATTATTGTCATCAAGGTATTTGGCAGTTggttggtccagactgaaatatctcaacaaccattgGATTGATTGCTATCAAATTATGTATAGACATTCATGGACCCCAGAGAATAAATCCTACTGACTACTACAGGGTGAACCAAtgccagcaggttgacatttttggcttttagtgaATGTCTTCACAAACTTTGGACAAATTGGCATAGAAGTTTCTACAGACCTTCATGGTGCCAAGCAGATGAAGCTCACgttcacatttctgtttttgagtAAAAATGCCTTCTGGAGGCTGGAGGAGGCTGGAGTCATGAAACTTGGTGCACAAATTCATCACCAAGGTGATTACACACTTTGAAGATCCCtcaacttttcatctagtgctatcatcaagtcaaaatttcaaatgatccaatactttggttaatGACCAGATATTTGCAAAAGTGATGACATTTCCGTCTTAGCTatactttgtatttagtgctaattagcaagagttagcatgcaaacatgcaaaactaagatggtgagCATTGTAAACATACCTGCTCAATATCAGCATGTTACCATTGTCATTGTGGGGATTTTagtgacattagcatttagctcaacgCACCGCTGTGCTTATACATAGCATGAAAGAATACTCTTGTTCCCTCACACATGTGCTGTATACAGTATTCACTGCTGTCCTAACTCACACCATCTCTTGTGTCACCTTCTTTAACTAGCAGTTACcagaggaagcagaggaaggCTCTGGTACCAATGACATTCCCACTTCTGATGGTAAGACAGCTAGCAGACAGCAAAAAATTAAGTgcgtgtgtgaaagagagaggagggggggaaagAAACTCTCTAATTGCTGTTAGCGCTGAAAATCCCCTCTGGTTCACTGGGTTTTAACAGGAAGCCGTGTCATCATAATAACTGAGTCTCAACAACGAAACAAGCCACAGGAAACATGGCTCAACATacctatcacacacacacacacacacacacacacacacacacacacacacattcagtcacACCCAAACATATACTTTGATGGATGCTATTCAGGTCCAATAGGATTTCTCACAGTCTTCCCCTCTCTTTACACCAGAATCAGTGCGTAGTGGTGAAGATGACCCAGTGAAGATGCATCACGTCCTGTGGATCTCTGGTTCATTTGTTCTCTTGTCAGTCATTTTGGCTGTCTACGTGTTCAGGTGATGATATGTCTTATGTTAACTAAATGTATGTCTGAGTAAAAAAGCGTGTCACTAAGAATGTTTCCTTGAAATTCCCTGCTCTCCAACAAAAATGGGTACATTTTCAACATGAGTCAAATAACCAAGGACAGTGAATCACTGTCCTAAATTGCAAACATCAGCAAATTATTTGTGACAGTCCACTTTTAACATGGCAACTTCTTCATTTGAAcctttctcttttcatttcagacaCAAGGAAAGATTTATGTCGAAACTCCACAGGCTGAATATCATCACCCAATGTGGGGACTCATCTCAGCCTCAGCCCTCCGCCCCAACATCTCCAGAGGGGCAGGCTCTGATGACCTTTGCCCCTCCGCATTACAGAGAACCCAGAGTGAGCGAAGGTAAAGAAGGggaagaagaaaatgaggaagAACATAGGGTGAATGGGAGGATAGAAGCCATGCACTTCAACAACTCAAGTTATTTCTTGGTCCAGAGGGAGTGACAGTCATGCAGGAAACAGCAGGGGTTAAAAGCTAACAAGAACATTTGAACTATAAACAATCTTTGTATCTCTGGATTGTTGACAAAAGGATAATGGACTTAAAATTGTTATGATTGTCCTATGATTCTCAGTTTGAATCAAACTCAGGAACAGcttgaatattttctgtctctatctctaTTTCATGCCTAAAATACCtctaaaatgactttttttgttgttgtgttgtcaaCCAAGCAGCCTTTAAGCTACTCTATTCTATATCTgtgctattttattttatgttttttattttattttatttagatttctCAGTATATACAATATTCACTTCCAACATCAACCAAAGAAAGACTAATAATCTTAACggcaaagaaaacaagacaggaagacaaaacgaaacataataaaacaacaaaaaacaaaacataacataacttttactccacaaatcaaacaaacaagctcAACATCAGTATCTTCATATCTGATCAACTTAAATGatatatgttaaatataaataaacatacacatacatcatATATAACTTGAATACCATTCtactacaaaaaacaaaacaaaacaaacaaaaagcaaagaacCTCAAACCAGGTTTCAGTATAAAGGCCACATTTTTTATGGACCTAATGCTTGTAATACTTCTTCCTATATGATTTCTAATTGAGTTAATTTGTACTTGTTGGTGGCTATCGTCTTTTCCATACTCaaataataacacatttcttttttccagTGTAGTAGTGTAGGAGGGTATGTGGATTTCCACTATTTAAGTATCAGCTTCTTTAATATGAttgatgaaaaaagaataatctAACTCCACTTATACCTCACTGTATCTTGTAACAAATcttgaaatatataaatttatggattaaaattaaattttaccCCAATACCTCTGATAACCAATATTCTATATCAAACCTAATCTTCTGAATTTTGCTACAGTCCCAAAAGGTGTGGATCGATGAATCTGTAATTCCACATTTAAAACAGTTCCTCGatatatttctattatatttATTGACTTGAACTCTTGTAGTAGGTTCTCTACATTATTTGATATTGGATTAAAAGCAAGTTTTCATTAGCCATAATACCTCTTGTTGAATTCCAACATCCCCtcaatattaaattaatataatttctCTTTAAATCTTGGACCCACAAATATATTCTAAAGTGCAACAAAGTTTCTACAGAATATGATTTCTGCAGGATTCTGTAAACTTTACCTGTTGATTTATTATCTGTTGTGAACCAAATATAATTTCCTCTAAATTTCTCCGCTGTCcaaatgaatggaagtcaaaaCTTTTGAGTTGCATATACCTGAAAAATTCTTCATTAGACAAACCAAATTTATTCTGCGGATCATTCCAagaaataaatttgtttttcattcattaaatcaTTAACAGCTTCCATACCTCTGTCCCTCCATGTAGACCAGCTTAATAATGaattttgaagtattttttgGAACTGATATCAACTCACTCAAAATACTCTTCAATTTTCTCCATGTTGCTGCCAAGTTTCTTACTATAAAATTGAGAACTGATGTTTTTATCCTTTGAAAATATATACAAGAAAAGGTTTTGAGGATAGATTTGTGCATTTTCAACATGATTCCATTGATCCTCTATTGTATTTTTGGCTCTATGGCTTACTGTAGGTAAAATGCTTGAGTCGAAAGGTCATTCT
The sequence above is drawn from the Thunnus maccoyii chromosome 10, fThuMac1.1, whole genome shotgun sequence genome and encodes:
- the il6r gene encoding interleukin-6 receptor subunit alpha isoform X1 codes for the protein MRIFLPLLCILCATPVHNFLDGTCLRKEPPPGVLVLSSGSKLELTCSGLVKVNGVKVSITRKSSNINRRSSDATPVTANIITNTTVSVKSDASVNTGYHTHPAEAVVNTVTGENRRIGYTDTGYTAYPTSQPVQPTSVSRVLRGESHREAEDMDDEGDYEEEEEEGEEGSRVTRGIKSRPQWKWNGRTVGKGDRDWGEVTFERTGATLSMASVRPKDSGNYTCHHRGRDRFSLKVAVADPPETPSLSCYKKSPSSKIRCDWTPQMPVTKRLNCHLLLRKGPSETFLPLQCSYSSRCWCALDHNEDELRTLHMAYLCVTNIAGNATSTVLTFTPLDILKPDPPSRVSVRQEEGEEKRMTVTWSLPTSWKRQDTYYELIYELKYQPYTSSFSHEQIQMIKGEHSYTTSYTITDAMPGVKYLIQLRTKDEYDGQWSDWSTPVYASSWTAPVELSNDLTTTMQLPEEAEEGSGTNDIPTSDESVRSGEDDPVKMHHVLWISGSFVLLSVILAVYVFRHKERFMSKLHRLNIITQCGDSSQPQPSAPTSPEGQALMTFAPPHYREPRVSEGKEGEEENEEEHRVNGRIEAMHFNNSSYFLVQRE
- the il6r gene encoding interleukin-6 receptor subunit alpha isoform X2 produces the protein MRIFLPLLCILCATPVHNFLDGTCLRKEPPPGVLVLSSGSKLELTCSGLVKVNGVKVSITRKSSNINRRSSDATPVTANIITNTTVSVKSDASVNTGYHTHPAEAVVNTVTGENRRIGYTDTGYTAYPTSQPVQPTSVSRVLRGESHREAEDMDDEGDYEEEEEEGEEGSRVTRGIKSRPQWKWNGRTVGKGDRDWGEVTFERTGATLSMASVRPKDSGNYTCHHRGRDRFSLKVAVADPPETPSLSCYKKSPSSKIRCDWTPQMPVTKRLNCHLLLRKGPSETFLPLQCSYSSRCWCALDHNEDELRTLHMAYLCVTNIAGNATSTVLTFTPLDILKPDPPSRVSVRQEEGEEKRMTVTWSLPTSWKRQDTYYELIYELKYQPYTSSFSHEQIQMIKGEHSYTTSYTITDAMPGVKYLIQLRTKDEYDGQWSDWSTPVYASSWTAPVELSNDLTTTMLPEEAEEGSGTNDIPTSDESVRSGEDDPVKMHHVLWISGSFVLLSVILAVYVFRHKERFMSKLHRLNIITQCGDSSQPQPSAPTSPEGQALMTFAPPHYREPRVSEGKEGEEENEEEHRVNGRIEAMHFNNSSYFLVQRE